From a region of the Micropterus dolomieu isolate WLL.071019.BEF.003 ecotype Adirondacks linkage group LG21, ASM2129224v1, whole genome shotgun sequence genome:
- the LOC123960317 gene encoding A-agglutinin anchorage subunit-like — MWQWYSLHKHLQADPQAGSDHERKMAQEAFSSVRQWHVMKEDDISSKLLKRFRLYIVTKETEKPQQKVAPPAATTTLSGTATSSSTATSTATSTATMSSSTTTSTATMSSSTTTSTATMSSSTTTSTATTSSSTATALSSTATSSSLGSKGDGSWTDDALLAEALATFERQGMSVFDFHLWLELM, encoded by the exons ATGTGGCAGTGGTACAGCCTTCACAAGCACCTCCAAGCTGACCCTCAGGCTGGGAGTGACCATGAGAGGAAGATGGCTCAGGAGGCTTTCTCCTCCGTTCGACAGTGGCATGTCATGAAGGAGGACGACATCTCTTCAAAGTTGCTGAAGCGCTTCAGACTCTATATTGTCACCAAAGAGACAGAG AAACCTCAGCAGAAAGTGGCCCCTCCCGCAGCAACCACCACGTTGTCCGGCACTGCCACGTCATCCAGCACCGCCACCAGCACTGCCACCAGCACTGCCACCATGTCGTccagcaccaccaccagcacTGCCACCATGTCGTccagcaccaccaccagcacTGCCACCATGTCGTccagcaccaccaccagcaccgccaccacgtcgtccagcaccgCAACCGCGTTGTCCAGCACTGCCACGTCCAGCTCTTTGGGGTCCAAAGGTGATGGCAGTTGGACCGATGATGCTCTGCTGGCTGAAGCTCTCGCCACTTTTGAAAGGCAAGGtatgtcagtttttgattttcatttatggcttgaattaatgtaa